In Edaphobacter paludis, a single window of DNA contains:
- a CDS encoding DUF3536 domain-containing protein: MAKSRTLIKAALPAPPVAEVGTRFVCVHGHFYQPPRENPWLESIEVQDSAAPYHDWNDRITSECYAPNGASRITNKQNEIIRIMNNYARMSFNFGPTLLSWLQDSAPRTYRMILDADRTSAIRYSGHGSALAQVYNHMIMPLANRRDALTQIRWGIADFAKRFGRRPEGMWLAETAVNRSVLDLMAQEGIKFTILAPHQCARVRRHVDVDNGDSWLRTPDATVDPRHPYTVKLDEGRSIAVFFYDGPNSRAVAFEGILNSGEDFGRRLMEEFRPGSPDIEVAQLSHIATDGESYGHHHKHGEMALSYAMHWIEDEKQAKLTNYGEFLEKFPPTWEAEVEENTSWSCIHGVERWRSNCGCNGGKPGWNQEWRAPLREALDYLRDAVAPLAEEFARPLLKDLWAARDAYIHVINDRSRASTANFFFAQAARELSSAERIDVLELLELERHTQLMYTSCGWFFDEISGIETVQIIAYAGRVLQLAAKLFGKAGVALEAGFLNILEKAKSNVPEMQNGAEVYRRYVTDMRIGLEEVGAHYAISSIFRSYPEDGELFCFDVHRNSHEIFNSGRGRVALGRARVRSRITEENENICFAVLHLGDQNLSAAIKPYAPEEPDQLDAFTTFSSEIGNAMRRANLPEVIRLIDHFFGNTSYSLTSLFADEQHRILNTILNRTLSEMEDSLRKIYEDHASLLHFLTEAGIAAPPALALASSFAINASLRRAIEAEPFDPIEIERLLNRAETDQIDLDPHLLGFAAGQRMKRAMIRLEAEAFGNFSATGAISNAVAIANSLRKLPFEVNFWQAQNIWNDLLRRSDKTYWTEEWKEGFKQLGEAMNICVDQLVVEAGVSAF; the protein is encoded by the coding sequence ATGGCCAAGTCCAGAACATTAATCAAAGCCGCTCTCCCCGCACCGCCTGTGGCCGAGGTCGGCACCCGTTTCGTCTGTGTTCACGGACACTTCTATCAGCCGCCGCGCGAAAATCCCTGGCTGGAGAGCATCGAGGTCCAGGACTCTGCCGCTCCGTATCACGACTGGAACGATCGCATCACCTCAGAGTGCTACGCGCCCAACGGTGCATCACGCATCACCAATAAGCAGAACGAGATCATCCGCATCATGAACAACTATGCGCGGATGAGCTTCAACTTCGGCCCCACCTTGCTCAGTTGGCTGCAGGACAGCGCGCCGCGCACCTACCGCATGATTCTCGATGCGGACCGAACCAGCGCCATTCGCTACAGCGGACACGGCTCCGCCCTCGCGCAGGTCTACAACCACATGATTATGCCGCTGGCCAATCGGCGCGACGCGCTCACGCAGATCCGCTGGGGCATTGCCGACTTCGCCAAGCGCTTTGGGCGCAGGCCCGAAGGCATGTGGCTGGCTGAAACCGCCGTCAACCGCAGCGTGCTCGACCTGATGGCACAGGAGGGTATCAAGTTCACCATCCTCGCGCCGCACCAATGCGCCCGGGTGCGCCGTCACGTCGATGTAGACAACGGCGACTCCTGGCTGCGAACGCCAGATGCCACCGTCGACCCCCGCCATCCCTACACCGTCAAGCTCGACGAAGGCCGGAGCATCGCCGTCTTCTTCTACGACGGCCCCAACTCCCGCGCTGTCGCCTTTGAAGGCATCCTCAACAGCGGCGAAGACTTTGGACGACGGCTGATGGAAGAGTTTCGTCCCGGCTCCCCCGACATTGAAGTTGCCCAACTCTCGCACATCGCCACCGATGGCGAAAGCTACGGCCATCACCACAAACACGGCGAGATGGCGCTCTCCTACGCCATGCACTGGATCGAGGACGAAAAGCAGGCCAAGCTGACCAATTATGGTGAGTTCCTCGAAAAATTCCCTCCCACGTGGGAGGCGGAAGTCGAGGAGAACACCTCCTGGAGCTGTATTCACGGCGTCGAGCGCTGGCGTTCCAACTGCGGCTGCAACGGCGGCAAGCCCGGCTGGAACCAGGAGTGGCGCGCCCCGCTACGTGAGGCGCTCGACTACCTGCGCGATGCCGTCGCTCCTCTCGCTGAAGAATTTGCTCGGCCTCTGCTCAAGGATCTCTGGGCCGCACGCGACGCTTACATCCACGTCATCAACGATCGATCGCGGGCTTCGACGGCCAACTTTTTCTTCGCCCAAGCTGCACGTGAACTTTCCTCCGCCGAGCGCATTGATGTGCTTGAGTTGCTCGAGCTCGAGCGCCACACCCAGCTCATGTACACCAGCTGCGGTTGGTTTTTCGACGAGATCTCCGGCATCGAGACGGTGCAGATCATCGCCTACGCAGGCCGCGTCCTCCAACTCGCCGCCAAGCTCTTCGGAAAGGCCGGCGTTGCCCTCGAAGCCGGATTTCTCAACATTCTGGAGAAGGCAAAGAGCAATGTCCCGGAGATGCAAAACGGCGCCGAGGTCTATCGCCGCTACGTCACCGACATGCGCATCGGTCTCGAAGAGGTCGGCGCGCACTACGCGATCAGCTCCATCTTTCGCTCCTATCCCGAGGACGGCGAACTCTTTTGTTTCGATGTGCATCGCAACAGCCACGAGATCTTCAATTCGGGGCGCGGCCGCGTCGCGCTCGGCCGCGCCCGGGTCCGCTCCCGCATCACCGAAGAGAACGAGAACATCTGCTTCGCCGTCCTCCATCTCGGCGATCAGAACCTCTCCGCCGCCATCAAGCCTTACGCTCCCGAGGAGCCCGATCAACTGGACGCTTTCACCACCTTCTCGTCGGAGATCGGCAACGCCATGCGCCGCGCCAATCTTCCCGAGGTCATCCGCCTCATCGACCATTTCTTTGGCAACACCTCATATTCGCTCACCTCTCTATTTGCCGACGAGCAGCACCGCATCCTCAACACCATCCTCAATCGCACCCTCTCCGAGATGGAAGATTCGCTGCGCAAGATCTACGAGGATCACGCTTCCCTGTTGCACTTTCTCACCGAGGCCGGCATTGCCGCGCCTCCCGCGCTTGCACTCGCCTCGAGCTTTGCCATCAATGCCAGCTTGCGCCGTGCCATCGAAGCCGAACCCTTCGACCCCATCGAGATCGAGCGCCTGCTCAATCGCGCCGAGACCGACCAGATCGACCTTGATCCCCATCTGCTCGGCTTCGCCGCAGGACAGCGGATGAAGCGAGCCATGATCCGGCTTGAGGCCGAAGCCTTCGGCAACTTCTCAGCCACGGGCGCCATCTCCAACGCCGTCGCCATCGCAAACTCCCTGCGCAAGCTGCCGTTCGAGGTGAACTTCTGGCAGGCGCAAAACATCTGGAACGACCTCCTCCGCCGCAGCGACAAGACCTACTGGACTGAAGAATGGAAAGAGGGGTTCAAGCAGCTCGGCGAAGCCATGAACATCTGCGTCGATCAACTTGTCGTCGAAGCCGGCGTGAGCGCCTTCTAG
- a CDS encoding phospholipid carrier-dependent glycosyltransferase, translating to MLTDTAPASASPRRNRLILVALWFFFYASFTLLTPPLLDDADSVHSEVAREMLVRHDWVTLYANGIRYLEKAPLLYWSIAASFKVFGVHTATARLPLAFTVLALVLAMEAFGRRAFGSTRAGLYAALILLSSFGIFIFTRITIPDVAVCLWLTLAMLCYWKTEAQERPSRLLCWSFAACCALNVLTKGLIGIVFPLLIVLAHLLLTRGLRGTLLRLRQFFPASSLIVFLVIAAPWHILIALANPTQGHPGHLAFVHGHWSVPGPTEGNVHGWLWFYFVNEQVLRYLNLRVPRDYDTVPLALFWGLLLVWLMPWSAYLFKAVATVPWLKSLRRQLLDAAQSTRLLLGIWAAVPMVFFSFSTRQEYYVLPALPALALLIAAWLADEADEAEAFTVPNRLVVAGQRISIVLLVLGSIAALAAGFFILHSQPPAPNTDLAAMLKQNPGDYALSFGHFLDLDTRAMGAFRTPLIITAIALFAGTLLNWLLRRNYKPHAANLWLAGGAFGFLLAAHLGLQIFSPVLTSYKLAMAIAPELKPDDLIVIDGEYESGSTLGFYLHRPAADAQPIHILNGRSSNLWYGSFFPDAPHIFETDASLSLKWLGVRRIFLWQDLDQPVPKLPGKAFFIAQSGGKEILSNQPNPF from the coding sequence GTGCTCACCGACACTGCGCCAGCCTCAGCCTCTCCACGCCGCAATCGACTTATCCTGGTCGCGCTCTGGTTCTTCTTCTACGCCAGCTTCACCCTGCTCACCCCTCCCCTGCTCGACGATGCCGACTCGGTCCACTCCGAAGTAGCCCGCGAGATGCTCGTCCGCCACGATTGGGTCACGCTCTACGCCAACGGCATCCGCTATCTGGAAAAAGCTCCGCTGCTCTACTGGAGCATCGCCGCAAGCTTCAAGGTCTTCGGCGTGCACACCGCAACGGCGCGCCTGCCGCTGGCCTTTACCGTGCTGGCACTCGTGCTGGCGATGGAGGCGTTTGGACGGCGTGCCTTTGGCTCGACCCGCGCCGGGTTGTACGCCGCCCTCATCCTGCTCTCCAGCTTCGGCATCTTCATCTTCACGCGCATCACCATCCCCGACGTCGCAGTGTGCCTGTGGCTGACACTCGCGATGCTCTGCTACTGGAAGACCGAAGCACAAGAACGTCCCAGCCGACTCTTATGCTGGAGCTTCGCAGCCTGCTGCGCGCTCAACGTCCTGACCAAGGGACTGATCGGTATCGTCTTCCCCCTTCTCATCGTCCTCGCGCACCTGCTGCTCACCCGCGGCCTCCGCGGAACGCTCCTCCGCCTCCGCCAGTTCTTTCCCGCCTCCAGCCTCATCGTCTTCCTCGTCATCGCCGCGCCATGGCACATCCTCATAGCCCTCGCGAATCCTACGCAGGGCCATCCCGGCCACCTCGCCTTCGTTCATGGCCACTGGTCCGTTCCCGGCCCAACCGAGGGCAACGTCCACGGCTGGCTGTGGTTCTACTTCGTCAACGAACAGGTGCTGCGCTATCTCAACCTCCGCGTCCCGCGCGACTACGACACGGTTCCGCTGGCGCTGTTCTGGGGACTGCTGCTCGTATGGCTGATGCCGTGGAGCGCCTACCTCTTCAAGGCCGTCGCCACTGTTCCCTGGCTGAAATCTCTGCGCCGCCAACTGCTCGATGCAGCGCAGAGTACGCGCCTGCTTCTGGGAATCTGGGCGGCGGTTCCCATGGTCTTTTTCAGCTTCTCCACTCGGCAGGAGTACTATGTGCTGCCCGCGCTGCCCGCGCTTGCGCTGCTGATCGCCGCATGGCTGGCGGATGAAGCAGATGAGGCAGAGGCCTTCACCGTCCCCAACCGTCTCGTCGTTGCGGGACAGCGCATCTCCATCGTCCTTCTCGTGCTGGGCTCAATTGCCGCACTGGCGGCGGGGTTCTTTATCCTGCACTCGCAGCCACCCGCCCCCAATACCGACCTCGCTGCCATGCTGAAACAGAACCCAGGCGACTACGCGCTTTCCTTCGGGCACTTCCTCGATCTCGACACGCGAGCGATGGGAGCCTTCCGCACACCGCTGATCATCACTGCCATCGCGCTCTTTGCAGGAACACTCCTCAACTGGCTGCTTCGCCGCAACTACAAGCCCCACGCCGCGAACCTCTGGCTGGCTGGCGGTGCCTTCGGTTTTCTATTAGCAGCACATCTTGGTCTGCAAATATTCTCTCCAGTGCTGACCTCCTACAAACTGGCGATGGCTATCGCGCCGGAGTTGAAGCCCGATGATCTCATCGTCATCGACGGCGAGTACGAGAGCGGCAGCACCCTCGGCTTCTACCTCCACCGCCCGGCCGCCGATGCCCAGCCCATCCACATCCTCAATGGCCGCAGCTCCAACCTCTGGTACGGCTCCTTCTTCCCTGATGCTCCGCATATCTTTGAGACCGACGCCTCGCTTAGCCTCAAATGGCTTGGCGTCCGCCGCATCTTTCTGTGGCAGGATCTAGACCAACCCGTACCTAAGCTCCCCGGCAAAGCGTTCTTCATCGCGCAGAGCGGTGGAAAAGAGATCCTGAGTAATCAGCCGAATCCTTTTTAG
- a CDS encoding Rieske 2Fe-2S domain-containing protein codes for MMNDLVQPGSMVSPPTELIFGDWYPALRATELRKGGKKTAILLGIPLLLGRKNDGSIFAMRDLCPHRGIPLSAGWFDGETVQCKYHGWRFEPCSGQCAEIPSLTGHDTLDATKIFASSFPCTERDGYAWVYIPQAGTGRVGDALPAVPEVPKFSEQYRSAHLTADLPCNVDHGIIGLMDPAHGPFVHQAWWWRSRASIHEKEKHFEPIPQGFRMSAHAPSGNSAPYKLLGVYGEPITTTIDFVLPNRRYETIRCGDKWFSSLTTVTPVTASTCRIDVAAAWNIFYNIPFVTSIATFFGARFVRQDQETMIQQAEGLRFNPALMLIDDADKPAKWYFALKQARLKGTGEHPLAGPVTLRWRS; via the coding sequence ATGATGAATGATCTGGTTCAACCTGGGAGCATGGTGTCGCCGCCGACCGAGCTTATCTTCGGCGACTGGTATCCCGCGCTGCGCGCTACTGAATTGCGCAAGGGCGGGAAGAAGACCGCGATTCTGCTGGGCATCCCTCTGCTGCTGGGCCGCAAGAACGATGGCAGCATCTTTGCCATGCGCGACCTGTGTCCGCATCGCGGGATTCCGCTTTCAGCGGGGTGGTTCGACGGCGAGACTGTGCAATGCAAATATCATGGCTGGCGTTTCGAGCCATGCAGCGGGCAGTGCGCGGAGATTCCGTCGCTGACCGGGCACGACACGCTGGATGCGACGAAGATCTTTGCCAGTTCCTTTCCCTGCACAGAGCGCGACGGATACGCGTGGGTTTATATCCCGCAGGCAGGAACAGGGCGCGTCGGCGATGCGCTGCCCGCTGTACCCGAGGTGCCGAAGTTTTCCGAGCAGTATCGCAGTGCTCACCTGACGGCCGATCTGCCATGCAATGTCGATCACGGCATCATCGGGCTGATGGACCCGGCGCACGGGCCATTTGTGCATCAGGCGTGGTGGTGGCGCAGCCGGGCGAGCATTCACGAAAAAGAGAAACACTTCGAACCGATTCCACAAGGGTTTCGGATGTCGGCCCATGCTCCGTCTGGCAACAGCGCGCCCTACAAGCTGCTGGGGGTGTACGGAGAGCCGATTACGACGACGATCGATTTCGTGCTGCCGAATCGGCGGTACGAGACGATCCGCTGCGGTGACAAATGGTTCTCCAGCTTGACCACGGTGACGCCGGTGACGGCTTCGACATGCAGGATTGACGTGGCTGCGGCGTGGAATATTTTTTACAACATTCCATTTGTAACTTCCATCGCTACGTTCTTTGGAGCGCGCTTTGTGCGGCAGGATCAGGAGACGATGATTCAGCAGGCCGAGGGACTGCGCTTCAATCCGGCGTTGATGCTGATCGACGATGCCGATAAGCCGGCGAAGTGGTACTTCGCTTTGAAGCAGGCGCGGTTGAAAGGTACGGGGGAGCATCCTCTCGCTGGGCCGGTCACGCTGCGCTGGAGAAGTTAG
- a CDS encoding ABC transporter permease → MQIGDVKETVVMALDTLRTNKLRSGLTILGIVIGVMTVIIISSVVNGLNSRVEDLVKSLGSNVLFVFRFPVFGQRPTTEMLTRKQLTYDDAMAMRDLPHVVAVSPALQYTDNTAPGRAGVTAIKGGGKSMQGTILEGDTPAQKDVSELDLREGRFFNEGDQERAAEVTVLGSDTADGLFPGQSAVGKEIQAAGMVFTVVGVLEKQKQAFGGGKNPQDNHAYFPITTFHYMHPEQLDYWITLKYDDPKYRSLVEDELTELLRRRRKVANAAPDNFAIFGTDSLTRLWNNITSGLFLLLVALSSVALLVGGVGVMNIMLVSVTERTREIGIRKAIGATKQTILTQFTLEAMTLCAVGGIIGLCAGSAVAVGVSFLFPAALSSLWMVVAFLSSCGIGLVFGIYPAWKAANLNPIEALRYE, encoded by the coding sequence ATGCAGATTGGTGATGTTAAAGAGACGGTCGTAATGGCGCTGGATACGCTGCGAACGAACAAGCTGCGCAGCGGGTTAACGATTCTTGGAATCGTGATCGGCGTGATGACGGTGATTATCATCTCCTCGGTTGTGAATGGGCTGAACAGCAGGGTCGAAGACCTGGTGAAGTCGCTGGGGTCAAACGTTCTGTTTGTCTTTCGCTTTCCCGTATTCGGCCAGCGGCCCACGACTGAGATGCTGACGCGCAAACAGTTGACGTACGACGACGCGATGGCGATGCGCGATCTGCCGCATGTCGTTGCGGTCTCGCCTGCGTTGCAGTACACCGACAACACGGCGCCGGGACGCGCCGGAGTCACGGCGATCAAGGGCGGCGGCAAGAGTATGCAGGGCACCATTCTCGAAGGCGATACCCCAGCGCAGAAGGACGTGAGCGAACTGGATCTGCGCGAGGGACGGTTCTTCAACGAAGGTGACCAGGAGCGCGCCGCCGAGGTGACCGTGCTGGGCAGCGATACGGCGGACGGACTTTTTCCCGGCCAGAGCGCTGTAGGAAAAGAGATCCAGGCCGCCGGAATGGTCTTCACCGTCGTCGGCGTTCTGGAGAAGCAGAAGCAGGCCTTTGGTGGAGGAAAGAACCCGCAGGACAACCATGCCTACTTCCCGATTACGACGTTCCACTACATGCATCCGGAGCAGCTGGATTACTGGATCACGCTGAAGTACGACGACCCGAAGTACCGCTCGCTGGTGGAAGATGAACTGACCGAACTTCTGCGGCGGCGGCGGAAAGTCGCCAACGCTGCGCCGGACAACTTCGCAATTTTCGGCACCGACTCGCTGACGCGGCTGTGGAACAACATTACGAGCGGCCTTTTCCTGCTGCTGGTTGCGCTCTCGAGCGTGGCGCTGCTGGTGGGTGGCGTGGGCGTGATGAACATCATGCTGGTGAGCGTGACCGAGCGGACGCGCGAGATTGGCATACGCAAGGCAATTGGAGCGACGAAGCAAACCATCCTGACGCAGTTCACGCTGGAAGCGATGACGCTGTGCGCGGTTGGCGGCATTATCGGTCTCTGCGCCGGGAGCGCCGTCGCGGTGGGAGTGTCCTTTCTGTTTCCGGCGGCGCTGTCGAGCCTGTGGATGGTGGTGGCATTTTTGAGTTCCTGCGGGATCGGATTGGTGTTCGGCATCTATCCGGCATGGAAGGCCGCGAACCTCAATCCAATTGAAGCGCTGCGGTATGAGTAG
- a CDS encoding DNA-3-methyladenine glycosylase, with the protein MPRPLNRPRPPRYDSALACKELAAADPKLGRLIERAGPFTLRLSSTQSPFEALVESIIYQQLHGKAAATIHRRLLESFGPVCGVEHPAAEHLLDCPNEQLRAAGLSHNKSLALRDLAAKTIDGTVPTLARIRRMSDEAIIEHLTQVRGIGRWTVEMLLIFRLGRPDVLPVDDYGVRKGFALTFQGLKPADKVTPADLPKADVMRRRGERWKPWSSVASWYLWRACDLAAGKLTPLP; encoded by the coding sequence ATGCCGCGTCCACTCAATCGTCCGCGCCCGCCTCGTTACGACTCCGCACTCGCCTGCAAAGAACTCGCTGCCGCCGATCCCAAACTGGGCCGCCTCATCGAACGCGCAGGCCCGTTCACGCTGCGCTTGTCCAGCACGCAGTCCCCTTTTGAGGCGTTGGTCGAGAGCATCATCTACCAGCAGTTGCATGGCAAAGCCGCCGCGACCATCCATCGCCGTCTGCTCGAAAGCTTCGGGCCCGTCTGCGGTGTGGAGCATCCCGCCGCCGAGCATCTGCTCGACTGCCCCAACGAACAACTGCGCGCGGCCGGCCTCTCGCACAACAAGAGCCTCGCCCTGCGCGATCTCGCCGCAAAGACGATCGACGGCACCGTGCCCACGCTCGCGCGCATCCGCCGCATGTCCGACGAAGCCATCATCGAGCACCTCACCCAGGTTCGCGGGATTGGCCGCTGGACAGTCGAAATGCTGCTGATCTTCCGCCTTGGCCGTCCTGATGTTTTGCCGGTTGACGACTATGGGGTACGCAAGGGCTTCGCGCTTACCTTTCAGGGGCTCAAGCCAGCCGACAAAGTCACGCCTGCCGATCTCCCCAAAGCCGACGTAATGCGCCGCCGCGGCGAGCGCTGGAAGCCTTGGTCCTCGGTGGCCAGTTGGTATCTGTGGCGGGCCTGCGATCTGGCAGCAGGCAAACTCACGCCGCTTCCGTGA
- a CDS encoding cytochrome c3 family protein, whose protein sequence is MAQVFDRSSNALARLSLVLTGIIVIALGVTLNELQRSPWVTRQGQRPDQPIPFSHKHHVEGLGLQCQYCHTSVEKSSYAGIPPTKTCINCHSEIWTNAELLEPVRQSWATGASIQWIRVHDLPDYVYFNHEVHVNKGIGCASCHGRVDEMPLMYQQNTLQMEWCLNCHRNPASNLRPTSEIYNMAWAGPSTDKPVWCTSTVKDGPTSQDVSCTTTDPSNNGNPELAMMQLEPVHPAGQARPQSGTNLQPHPVQGGEGQTVGSPLPLQLAMPASYQKFTSQMELGKYLTAQYHIRAPEQLSSCETCHR, encoded by the coding sequence ATGGCGCAAGTTTTTGACCGCAGTTCGAACGCGCTGGCTCGTTTGAGCCTGGTGTTGACGGGCATTATTGTCATCGCGCTCGGCGTCACTCTGAACGAGCTGCAGCGCTCGCCGTGGGTGACGCGGCAGGGTCAGCGGCCGGACCAGCCGATACCGTTCAGCCACAAGCACCACGTCGAGGGCCTTGGGCTCCAGTGTCAGTACTGTCATACGTCGGTGGAGAAGTCGAGCTACGCCGGAATCCCCCCGACCAAGACCTGTATTAACTGCCACTCCGAGATCTGGACCAATGCGGAACTGCTCGAGCCAGTGCGGCAGAGCTGGGCGACGGGCGCTTCGATCCAGTGGATTCGCGTGCACGATCTTCCTGACTACGTTTATTTCAACCATGAAGTTCATGTAAATAAAGGTATTGGCTGCGCGAGTTGCCATGGCCGCGTCGATGAAATGCCTTTGATGTATCAGCAAAATACGTTGCAGATGGAGTGGTGTCTGAACTGCCATCGCAACCCGGCCAGCAATCTGCGGCCTACCAGCGAGATCTACAACATGGCGTGGGCTGGCCCATCGACGGACAAGCCGGTGTGGTGCACCAGTACGGTAAAAGACGGCCCAACGTCCCAGGATGTGAGCTGCACGACGACCGATCCGAGCAACAATGGCAATCCTGAGCTTGCGATGATGCAGCTAGAGCCAGTGCATCCAGCGGGACAAGCCAGGCCGCAATCCGGAACCAACCTGCAGCCGCATCCGGTACAGGGTGGCGAAGGTCAGACGGTGGGCAGTCCGCTTCCGTTGCAACTGGCGATGCCGGCAAGCTATCAGAAGTTCACCAGCCAGATGGAGCTGGGCAAATATCTAACCGCTCAGTACCACATCCGCGCGCCTGAACAACTCTCGAGCTGCGAGACGTGCCACCGATGA
- the hpnI gene encoding bacteriohopanetetrol glucosamine biosynthesis glycosyltransferase HpnI gives MALAIEAITALLTLCGLAYLLLALWGTRDFAHYWRRRLKDTGFAPDVSILKPVKGIDPHMYDGLVSHCRQQYAGNFEILFGVGSMDDPAMGEIERLQRAFPDCIIRVVECRERLGTSGKVSNLVQMLREARYEHVLINDSDIYVSPLYLARVMACFADASVGLVTAPYIGRTESGGGRTLWSRLEALGISTDFLPGVLTARKLEHGIRFGLGSTLATSKSVLAKAGGLEPLTEYLADDYEMGARIAAAGYRVELCAEVVETTVPAYRFRGFCDHQLRWARSTRDSRKLGYVGLGITFALPWAVMTCIASGFALWSFSLLSVVVLARVAVALSVGVGILRDGQVLRDLWLLPLRDFFGLGFWAWSFAGDTVVWRGERFHLRDGRIAR, from the coding sequence ATGGCCTTAGCGATTGAAGCGATCACTGCGCTTTTGACTTTGTGTGGATTGGCGTATCTGCTGCTGGCATTGTGGGGAACGCGAGACTTCGCGCACTACTGGAGGCGGCGTCTGAAGGACACGGGCTTTGCTCCCGATGTCAGCATCCTCAAACCAGTGAAGGGCATCGATCCGCATATGTATGACGGGCTGGTGAGCCATTGCCGCCAGCAGTATGCAGGCAACTTCGAAATTTTATTCGGCGTCGGCAGCATGGACGATCCTGCCATGGGCGAGATCGAGCGCTTGCAGAGGGCGTTTCCTGACTGCATCATCCGCGTGGTGGAGTGCCGCGAGCGGCTGGGGACCTCCGGCAAGGTAAGCAATCTGGTGCAGATGCTGCGCGAGGCTCGGTATGAGCACGTGTTGATTAATGACAGCGACATTTATGTCTCTCCGTTGTATCTCGCCCGCGTGATGGCTTGTTTCGCGGATGCTTCGGTTGGCCTGGTGACGGCACCGTACATTGGCCGCACGGAGAGCGGCGGTGGGCGAACGCTGTGGTCGCGGTTGGAGGCGCTGGGCATCTCAACCGATTTTTTGCCCGGCGTACTGACGGCGCGCAAGCTGGAGCATGGCATCCGCTTCGGTCTGGGCTCGACGCTGGCTACAAGTAAGAGTGTGCTGGCGAAGGCTGGAGGGCTGGAGCCGCTGACTGAATATCTCGCCGACGACTACGAGATGGGCGCACGCATCGCCGCCGCAGGCTATCGTGTGGAGCTGTGCGCTGAGGTGGTGGAGACGACAGTCCCGGCGTATCGCTTTCGCGGCTTCTGCGATCATCAGCTGCGCTGGGCGCGGTCGACGCGCGACTCGCGCAAGCTGGGATACGTCGGGTTGGGGATTACCTTCGCGTTGCCGTGGGCGGTAATGACGTGCATTGCGAGCGGATTCGCGCTTTGGAGCTTTTCGCTGCTCAGCGTGGTGGTGCTGGCGCGGGTTGCGGTCGCGCTTTCCGTCGGCGTCGGAATTCTGCGCGATGGACAGGTGCTGCGTGATCTATGGCTGCTGCCCCTGCGGGATTTCTTCGGCCTCGGCTTCTGGGCGTGGAGCTTTGCGGGAGATACGGTCGTGTGGCGAGGCGAGCGGTTCCATCTGCGTGATGGGCGGATTGCGCGCTAA